The genomic stretch GTAATATTTCATAATTTTAGCTGTATAATTTATTATCTAACCTCGTAAatatgccttcaaagcatcccagagAACAAATTGCCCaatgaattagaatttatttctaAACAATCTTGAATCTGTTTCctttaaaacaaaaatcacaaaaactcaACAATGTAGAGTTAAATTTCCATCTATAAACCAATTTTTCTTTCACAGGGACCAAACGTCATCAAAAGAGAGTGATAAGATAAAATCCTAGCCTGATACTCTATAAACGTAAATCTTCCTTGGAATTGTGCTGATATTACAAATAAATCTATTCtcaaataagaatcatgtctacaTGAATAATAAGTCCTTCGGATTTGATCTTCGctaaatatctatcaaatttagATCTTTCAATAAACTCAAAATCATTTTTGCCACTTTTACTCCAGATCTTGTTGTACATTGGatcaagacaacaattaaaattcCCTATCAAAACATTCTCACGAGCTTCAGCTAAATGCATAAAAGTATCATAAATAAAaccttcatcatccacatttggtgcataaatcctcgtgtccacatttcagaataaatttgataaGGAATcaaaacaaatctcccctcaggaTCTGTAACCAtctctttaatttctgatgttccttctctgttaaatgagtctcttgcaaaaaaagcaatgtcaacttATATAATAAATTTAATACCCTACTATTTAGCCAAAAAAATTCAGAactccctttcccctcccattGGACCCCCAGCATCACAAAACCATCAATCACACTTTGACAATCTCCattgaaaaaagaaaatgaaaggaaaaaaaaacaaaacgtgaccaaaagaaaaaaaatactgctgAAAAACTAGTACTACCCCTCTCTATTGTACGGGAAGCAGCCCTTGCCACAATGTGGCACATGGTTGTGGAAGAATGAAagacctctcctctcctccccagtAAGAACATTTTCTACTTAAATTTAGCAAGAAATAATTCATTTTCAGAAATAAACAGCCCATTCAAGTTCTCTACTCACTTGATCATCAAGCTCTTCAACTTCTTGCTGCTTCAGTGCTTTCCCAGCAGCTTGTATCATCTCAGATTGATCTGATAAAACTTGTTGAACAGATGAATACCAAGTACTGTACATCCATTTGTTGATCTTGTTTAATACTTGGAAGAGAATTGGCAAACTCCAGAGCTTCCATCTCATGGCAAAAAAAGCTATGCCTGatttcctaccccccccccccccaaacatttcAACTATAGCAGGATGTCAAAAAGAAAATGTATCCTTTTATCCACAAAACTAACCATCGCTACCGCcagactcaaatctgcatagaaaacaCTCTCCTATTAATGGGCCCTGATATTATCAGGTATTTTTGGCAGGCATAACGTAGGCATCTAATCAAAATAGAGCATGGGGTTTGTCCTGGTAATGACTTATTTCTATTGGCCCTATGTACTCTatccaattcaattccatttagAAAATTCTCAGGACCCAAAATTTCTGGAATTCATTGTTGAAAGAAAATTGTACTGGATTAGAGCTTTCAAAATCTTCAACCaatccaacaattttcacattatttctgtgGCTATGGTTCtcaatatatcaatttttttgcAGAAGTTCTATCTTCTCCACATCCCATGCTGTAATAGTATTCCATTAAATGTAGCTTTACATTGTTCCACTTCATCACGATATTCTTGCATAttgtatatttttttcatttcccctttaacatattcaaattgtaTATTAGCATTATGTCTTACAGATACAAATTGCTTATCAATTTTATTACTCAATAATTGCAAATGATTCAAATGATTAATATTATGTTTGGGATTACTCCTATTAACACTTCATTAACGCTTCAAACCAAAATTAGGAAATCCTCAAAAAGAACAAATTCTTAAAGAAATCAAGGGGATTTTCTCTCCCacttctccccacccctctcccacaaATGTTTATGCAAGTAGCCTGTCACTAATCAAGTTTTTGAAGTTTTCGTAATTCACCCATTTGATTGGATGTATCTGTGTACACAATGCATGACTACTTTTGAAAGACACTGCTGAACTGTATTTGAACATGCACAATTCCAAAAACCCAAAACCTAGTTTATATAAacacaaatgaaggaaaaataaatcAGCATTTTTCATAACACTGCTGTACCAATAATAATTACAATTCTTAAAGGTAAATGGCCATTTTAATTTTGTTCTCCAATGTTTATTTCATTTCTGTAATTCCAATACCATTAGAGGCTATTAAGCCATAGATTAAATCCATTTTCCTTAATATTATGCTAGATGACAAAATTATTTTCAATGAACAATTTCAAAGTAGTGAACAATACAGTAAGCCTAACAGACACAGCACCAACATTTGCAGTGTGGTCAGGTTAAAGATAAAGGCATCAAGGCATTATATATTCACAACTGTGACATGTTCAGATGATAAGATGATATCTTTTATCCACTTTTAGCTAACTGTCAAATGATCATAATGCAACAAATGCCAGTTCACACAGCACAATTCTTCAAACCGGATGAATGAAGAAAGGGTAATTAAAATATAACCCCATGAAAATCCACTGCAAGTCCAGCTAATGGACCTGTTTTACTGAAACCAAAAATGAAAAGTTGAACAAagcaaatttcaaattgaaaTATAGACATTAGATAAAATTGTAGATTTACACTGATCCAAAGTTTACATTTGATTAATTTTGTACATTAGTTTTAAAATTAATCTAAAACTTGTATGGCCTCAGTTTGTTAAAGtggcagcaagcacatcctcCAGAAGAAATGAAGCAAAATTTGATCATGATGAACATGAAAAAGTCTGAATAACTTAGAGTTACCTTGTATTATAACTATCCTCTTGATAGTATGTGGTGAAGACCTTTACACCAGCACCAATACCTAACAATTGCCAATTGAATTAAATGGTCAaatctaaagtttaaaaaaatatgaaataaacaTTTTAAGCCTGCCAGGAAACCAAATGAAACAATCTCCAACTTAAGTACATGTTTATTGTAGCATGAGTCAATAAAAAGGTTCAAACAAATCAGAAAGGTGGGGTAAGAAGTTGCTGTTTCTTATTTTGCTGAAGCAATTTACCAGTAGACAGTTAAAAATTGAAGTTGGTATGACTCATCTTCTAAGACACGCTGGGACAACAGGTTTCTGTCTTGTCCACAACAGTTAAACTAACATTTTTCCAAACATCATGCACAAATAATTAACTTCAAGAAAACTGTGATTAGAGACTTCTCAGGTTGCAGATTTTATTGTTGTGTGCACATTTGTGCATGATATTTCGAATCCCATTATTGTAATTAATAGCAGACTAGAAGAGTGGATACAAGGACATGCAGAAAGAACTCTCAGCCAAAGTTATGTAGTCCTAGCCTGAAGACCTCATTGGTGCAGAACCAAGCCTCATTGATGCATTTCAGTAGAAATATTTGATGGAATCCTATGATAGGGTCATCATCAACCTGAAAGGGAAGAAAACAAGTTAACATTATGAAAATGAAAGGTTTTTTTCTGCACACAAAACCATAAATAGCTAAAATAATTAATAACAAAATCCCAAAGTGAAATTAAgtacatgtcctcctttggattCCTCAAATCTACTAGAAAACTTCAGAACCTAGACTACCAATTCCAGAATTTCTAAGTTGGCACAAGCAAATAAGCCAGCTACTTGCCCTGGAAAACGCAAATACATCCACATGGTGAGAGTTCTCTTAGCCACTGGTCTCAGTGCTGGCAGTAGAAGAGCTACTGATGGgagcaactttaaaaaaaaattgacgtTCAACTACTCCTTCAGATGCGGAATGAAAAAAAGTAACAATGAGAAAAACCTCAGTCCTCCACAAGCAGCAGGAACCAGAAATATTAGTCTTGTGGAAGCCTAAACTTGGTATAAACTTTGAAATCTGCTTTCACCCAGAGTTAAAGATTTTGATGCTTATCGTCTATtttatcaatgtttttttttaaaacaaatgcaATTCTACTTCATAGAATGAGAGTGCATGAGGGGATACTAGATCTTAccagagtgcattagaaggtttAAAAAGTACATTTCTACTTTAAGGGCTATGTATTTATCATATCAATTCTGCTCTTAATAAATGTTATTTTAGGTATGATTTGGTAGGTTATTTTCTgggtctgggaatgctcaaaaaaTTTTCCCATAGAAATTAATGGTAATCGCTTCACTTTACATCATTTTGGCGGCTTACGAAATGTTCCATAGGAACACTCAAGCTTTGTAAACTGGGGAATACCTGTATATCTGGTGACAGTGGACTAAAAGGGCAGTTGGGTGAAACATTCCAGTTACAATGCAACAACAGAAATACATATGCAAATCAGGATATATTGCTGTTGCTTCATTGTAACTAGAATACTTCACCCAACATTGTTGGGGGGAACCCTGCAGGTAGCAATATTCCAATGCATCTGCTGTCCTCATCCTTCATGGGGAGTGATTGCAAGGTTTTATTCTGGGGAGGAGAAGAATGTGGATAGAGAGGCACAGGCAAGTAATTTCAAAGCATTTTGTCAATAACAAATACAACCACTCAGAACAGATGGGAAGAAAAAAGATATTCAGGATGATGGACAGGAAGCCAGTCAAGCACGGTCTTGTGTTCAACCTGACAAAAGGCGATAATTTCATCATAGTCCTAATTTGTAGGAATCAAAGTGAAACCTCCCAACTTTAAAACCTTCAGCCACAGATTCACAATCCTACTGTTTGCATCTGAGAAGAGGAAATTTATCAGGGGCCTCAGAAGCAGTGTAAAATAGGAGACAGTTTCATCTGGAGAACAGGATTCTAACTGCAACTCCAAGAAAATGCACGGATAAATATTTCACGTGGTCCTTTTCCAACTTCACTAAAACTTTCAACTTCCTAAAATGGAATATACTATGCCTACATAAAGTAGGCTCCACTTTGCATGATGGCAGTCAAACCATGATATCACCAATTGGATCACAACATAGCCAATCTCAGTAAAGACTACTTATGTCACTGCTCCAATGCTTAACACAACCTTTCATGCTATGTTTTGCATAGTCAAAAGGCTTCCCATTTGGATTGGAGTTAATCCTGAAAGTTGCATGAGAAACTGTTCAACCTACATTAAGTAAAGTCCACAACAAGATGACCTGAACCTCAGTAGTCAAATGATGTTTGTGTTTGGAGGTCGAGCTCCAAGGCATTGTTAACTGGGTCAGTGAGTCATTCACAAGAGAACAGGACTTATACCAATGTGCCCTGCTGTGAATTACATTGCCATCTGATGATAAAGATTCATAGCTGTACCCTGAAAAACACAAACAAACTATGAAGGCAGAAATCAATAATAAAATGCACTATTGCCTTCAATATGCTGGCACAGCCTTCAGTTAATTGAGGAAAGAGCTATTTGAAGATCAAGCCCACACATGGTACAGAAAATATAATCTCGCAGACACACCATTGATCCAGGTCCTCTTATATTTGAGACCCAAACATTTGAACAAGCTCCACAGAGCACTGGATACCAAAAATATCTTAAAAGTCCTCAAAATTCACtggaaaatataaaatttaaatactaCTCTCATATCTGCTTTCACCAACATCCTGTTCCATTTACAGTcccctctataatgtttgggacaaatacacatttttcctttatttgcactCTGTgctctagttttaaatttgtaatcaaacaattcatgtgattcaattggacattccagattttattaaagggtactTAATGTAAATTTtgatttgatcatgtagaaattaagCACTCTTCATACATAGACCCCTCATTTCAGGTCACTATGGCAACTCAACCACACGGCAGGCGAACCAGCGCCTGCAGTCGCAGTCGAGTCCACAGTGATGGAGCAAAACAATGGCCAAGAAGTTGTTATCACTTCCGCGCCACACGAGCGCTGAGACCAGCGTGGACCGTTTAAGCGCGCACATTTGAATCAGTTGGTTTGAAACTATTCGACTTAGCGTGTTTCTTCCACCTGCGGTCGACATTGTGACTCTGACAGACCAAGGACATCTGGATCCAACATGAACGACTCGAACAACATGGACAATACAAGCAGCCCCCGGAGGCCAGCAGGTAATGATGCACTAAAAGCCTTGTTGGTCAGCACTTTCGGACTCTCACGTCGCGAATGGAATGCGCGGTGGCTGCGTATGAACGGCCAAGACACCTGCGCACTGTCAGCCCTAATGAGTGCCACTGGCAGATGGCCATAAGCCAAGTCTACTCTTTGAACAGATATTTTTGgagcagatgctggaggacatccgCCTCCTACTAGCTAATGAAGAGTTCTCTGATCCACGGAAGGTGTCTGCGGAAGCAGACAAGTGTCGGAATTAGTGCTGCGTCACGATCGAAGGCCCAACCACCCCATGCCCCAGCAGCAAAATCAGCAACACCCCTATCAAGAGATGACATCAGCTCCAAGTCTTGGGGTTTCtaccatcagaggtggggatccagGGCGACTGCCATGCTCCTTTCAGTGAAATGACAGCGCCAGTCGTCACTGATGGCTGCCATGTCTGGCCAGTGGAATAGCCTCCTGTATGTCTGGGACAGACACTCCGGGCGCAGGTTCCtagtggacacaggagcagaaatcagCATCCTTCCCCCAACGAGCCAAGATACTAGGACTAAAAGGGCCAGCCCAGAACTCACTGCAGCCAACAGCAGCACCACAGCACATGCACTATCCCTTTGCAATTCAGTTCCAGATGATTCACATCAACTTTTACCCTGACACAAACATTGTTCGGCACAGACTTCCTCCACGCACACTGTTTGCAGGTGGACCTGAAGGGATGATGGCTTGTCGACGCAAAGAGATTTCAAATCTTTCGCCTCAACGAGGCCAGTTTACTGACTCCTCACCTAGACTTGGTCACGTGTTCAGACAGTGAATTCGGCAGGCTGTCGTTTGAGCTCCCATCCATCATCaggccagttttttttaaatgatagacACCAAACAAGGCGTGATGCACCTTCCTACTCAGGGACACCCCTTACACGCCTGAGCATGCAGGTTTCCACCAGATAAGCTCCAACTAGCAAGAGATAAGATTAACAAGATGGAGGCATTGTGCGGCATtcagacagcccgtgggcctctctGCTCTGGTGTTAACCTCACCAAGTGCCAGTTTGATCTACCCACCAATGACTTCTTGGGGCATCGGATTGACCATCACGAAGCTGTTACCCTGCCATGGAAAATAGGAGGCCATTCGCAAATTCACCAGGACCAACACAGTCAAGGGCCTGGATGAATCTGTTGGGATGATTAATATTCACCACCGTTTCATTCCCTCAGCAGCCTGGATCATGCACCCCCTGTTCAGCTTGATGTCAGTCAAAACTAGAGATgtagcatggatagaagaaatGATGGCGGCTTTGGACCAGGTCAAGGGCACTCTAGCAAATACCACGCTCCTGGTCCATCCCCAGGTAGACGACCCACAGCCCTCACCATAGAGGCCTCCGAGGCAGCAGTCAGCAGTTAATCAAAGGTCAAAGGAAACCACTTGCCTTCTTCAGCCGACAACTGCGGCCCCAAGAGATCAAGTACAGCACACTCATCAGAGAGCTGCTGGCCCTATATCTGGCCATTCGACACCAGGTAGTTCCTGGAAGGGAGGGAGTTTATGATCTTCATCAATCACAAGCCCCTCTCCTTTGTCCAAGGTGTCCAACTGATGGTCAGCCCACCAGTAGTGACATTTATCGTTCAAATCCAAATTCACCAAGATCAAGCACATCTCAGAGAAGAGCAACGAGATGGCTAACGTGCTGTTCCAGACGTCCATCGAGTCGGTGCACACTTTGGCTCTGGGAGTGGATTACATGGTGTTAGCAGAGGCACAACAGGGGGACAATGTACTATAAACATACTGAACAGCAGTCACCAGACTCCGCCTTGAGGTCATAACAAATGGGCCCACAGATACCAAACTCCTCTGTGATACTTCCACCAGGCAACGTCAGCCCATCATACCAACTGATTAGAGGCGCCGGATCTTTCACACTTTGCGTGGGTTAGCCCAACCCTCCATCCAGGTGACCACCCAGCTAATCGCATATCCCTTCATGTGGCATGGCCAACGCAAGCAGGTCAACTACTGGGTCAGAACATGAACACACTAGCAGACCTGAAGGTCCAGAGGCATCTAAAGACCCAGAGGCATCGAAAGACATGACTGATACCTTTTCAACCAACACACAAGAGATTCGAGCATGTGCACATTGAAATCGTTGGTCTACTACCCATCTCGAGAGCAGCAATGTATGCATTTACAATTGTGGACAGgttaatgaggtggccagaatcaCCGTCACAATAGCAGAGCATGCACCAGGATGCTGATCACAAACCTGTAAAATGCATTTCAGTGCTTTCTTTCATATTTTGAAAACACTAAATAAATTATCCCAAGTTTTATTACAGGCAAACAGAAAACATGGACCACAGAAGCCCATGGCAATCCTAGAATAACATTATTTCAATGATCAGGCAAATATATTATTTTCCTCATCTGGTAATCTGGAAAAAAAGCAATTAAAGACCGATAAAGTCAGATTCCATTACATTCatattataggtaattttttttaaattaccaaaATTTAGCAACCACAATTTACCAATACCTGTTTATGGATTTAAGCATCATTTCCAAATAAATTCCATTTTAAAAACTGCTTTTGTAGCTCTCTGCTAAATGTGAATATGAAACACTAACAGTGCATGTGTACAAATATATAATACACATTACAAAAGAGGAGTTCATTTAATCTATTAGAGTCCACACCAGCTCCCAGCAGTGCAATCACATTAGTTCCCTTCTTCAGTCATATTCTCCTTTGGCCCGAGAATTGGTTTTCTCTTCCATGCTCACCAAATTCCCCTTTCGATTCACAAGAACTGCAGATaatggaaccttgagcaaacagtgAGAAGTTGGAGGGGCTCCGCAGGTTAGTTAGAGACAAGTGAATATTCTGGTGGAACTCTTTTTCAAGACCAAAGACCTTAAAAAAGCACTTCTTCCAAAATACAGATTACCCATTTCTCTGCTGTCTTTACTGCTTTTTGTCATTTGCCCCCCTTTTGATTATTTTTCTACTGAAGGCCCCTTTACAGTTGCAGATTAATCTACCAGTATTTCTTTAGAAtgagaaagaaaacaagaaaataaaattcctcCTGTTAAATACTGTGTTCACATCAAAAATGATGTGGTGAAAAAGCACTTACCTTAAGTTGTCCGACTACCATACTCAGGATGCAACCATCAGGAGTGGGTTGGTGGTCTTCTGTTGACATTGTATGTACTATTTTACCAAATGGAAGGCCctgtatttaaaaatatgaatcTTATTAGCCAAGAAAATGTTGCGGTCAGTGTACACCAACAGCAGCCGCAAACCAATATTTGATGCCCACAATGAAATTAAAATCATTCTTTCTTTGAAAATAGAAGTGAGGTTCTCGATAAAATTTCTCAGTTTtaaattgttttgttttttttttaaattgaaattaaaactaTTTGCTTTCAGTACACCCTCTACAGATATTCATTGCCTTATTCCAAATGTAACTTTTCTCTTTCTGGACCCTTTTAAGTAGCATCAATTTAAACTTGCTTCACAATCTTAAATTATACTGATAATCAACAACAACCGCTTGCTCGGTTTACTCAAGTGTAAAATAAAACTCGTCCTTGTGCTTCATTATCTCTCACTTATAGCAACTTGCTACGCAAAACATTCTTACAACTAAACAAGCAAAGGCGAATATGACTGACACAAATTCCACAGAACTTTGCTTATTCAGCTGAACCCCAATGGGAATCACCAAGTTCTGATACGATAGAGTATTTATTGATAACCTTGATATCATTGTCGGTTTTCGGCAATCAGGAGTGAGCAAGCTTCTTCTGCTCTGGAACCAGCACATTGTGAGGAAAACTATATGATTGATGAACAGACATAACTTTAAACTAGGATGGGTGGGAAAGGCCATCAAAAGGAAAGacgttttggataaaagattacaAACCATGATAATTTATTAAAGAGCACCAGACAAATACATTTTCTTAGAGGATTCAAACCTAGTGGAGGTGATCTTGCCAGCTCTGGAGGCAGAAGTTGCCAAAACTTTGTATTCATAATGTGAAAACTTAGTTTTTGTCAATAAAAAATTGGATTGAAATTCAATAGGAAATAAAACTGCCTAGTTTATTAAAAATCCATGCACCACACTGTTTCATTTTTGATAAACCGGTTTTGAAGTTAAAAATAACCATTTAAAATTAGGCTTTACGtaaattgaaacttttttttttaaaaaaaattatatatattttatattttaacatACAGCTTGGTTACAGGCCTTTCCGGCATATGTACCCATGCTGCCtaactaacctacaacccccatactttttgaagggtgggagaaaacagggAGGCCCCGGAGGAAACcagtgcagacacaggaagaacgtgaaAATAAATGGAGTGCTTGGATCATTCAATTCACTTCTCCAGACTCCATGTCCAACCCACTATGCATAATTAAAACATACTTACATTTAATTTTTCCACTATAGCATTTTTACCTTGGATTTGCTGTCCTTCCCAAGAAAGGCAAGAACCTTCAAACTAAAACAAAAGCACACTTACAAAAATCAATCAACCTGCCACACCAGGTACTGAGAAAATAACACATGCTTTCAGAAAAACAAAATGACTATAAATTTTCTGAAATTAGTGGGCCAGATTCTCCAACAATGTCAAGCTCACCTACGTATCCTGACAGAGATTTTTATTACAGAGCTGTACACAGTTTATGCAATCTAATGGAACAGGGCAATCACCCAGACTGTCTTTCCAGCCTGGACATTTGTTCACTGAGACTGCATCAGATAAAACCTGGCACATCTATAGCTGCCCCATTCAAATGAATGGGAGAAATCCATGACCAGGAGAAGAAATTTAGTTGGAGCACATGTCATTAATTAAATTAGTTTCAACATTATTTAGTTTTGACAAGGACACATTTCTTTTTGAttcttttttcccctcaaaaatagctCACTAATGGTACCGATGTTTGTACACGGAAGTCTAATAAGCCAGTAGACAGGGTCTTACAGATGATGAAAACTGTACAGGAAGTTCAGCTATGAGACTGTCCCCATGCTGCATCTTGCTACACTGAAATACTGGATGCCAAGCTCTTATTGGAAGACCACACCTTAATCGCATTATTAAAACACTGCAATCTGGGCTAAATACATGACCATTTTAAAGCAGAACAAAATTTACCCCACTTGTATACTACAGTATAGTAATCAGGTACCAATCAATTGAAGAACCTTCTGTAATGAGCAATAGAGAGAGCTTGGCTCATCACACTGAAGAAAATGAGAAAAACTCAAGTTTTAAAGCTCGACAACTACTATTAATATTAAACTACAATTCGTTCCGAAAAATCATGATTCAAACATCCGCAGCTTTCACGGTTCAAGAAATCCCTACTTTGAATTAAAAAGTCAGATGGTATCTGCACCCAAAATCTTTTGTTTAACAGATAAGCTTTCTTTTGTTCCAGAAAACCAAAGCACCAGTAAGAAAAACAATCtattttattgtcacaaacacacgaagaatggcaataaaataAACCAGAGGTTTACTTTATGCATGAAGTGTCAAAATGCACTTCAGCAAACTGTCCATAACAATTCCTAATGCAAAAACAATCTTCTCTACAAAGTTCAGACTACAATTAAAAATTTCTCattttattttgataattttAGCAATAATTTTCAATTATGTTGCATTCTGTAAAATATCATGTTATTGAAAAACTGGCTTTGAACTGTTATGAATACTGTAAACTATGAATGAATTGTTAAGAATACTGTAAACCACGAATATCCAGAAGCCCAAAGGGCAAAGAATGATCTTAAAAAAGTGATTGCCTTTAAAAGAATTTACATTTTTTATGGCAACACATTGAAATTTCTTGAGAATAGTACTTATTATGCACACATCTATGGAAGGGTCACATATAAACTTGTTTCTAATCATtccacattgaagaaaaattttaaaatggcAGTAAATTCATACTTACATATAATGACGCTAATTGACTCCTGTTTGTATCAAAAGCTCGATAGTAATGCTCGACAAAAtcccttccaatccgttcccaaaTCGGTTGATCACCCATTCTAAACTGTCAGCCTCAGGTACTaaataagattaaaaaaataaataaataataattgccACCAAAAATGAATCCCCAACTCAATGAGCAACTCTAAGTCCAATATTCTATTGCAGAACATATTGAGATTTGCAGAAACATTCAGTAAACAACAACAATAGAGAACTAGATTCAGATTTATCAGAAAAAACACTCTGGATGATAAAATTCAATACTTTTCTTATGCTTGagacaaaaaaaatgaacacaACTTGGAGAATATTTAAGATTAATTGACATGCAGATGAACATAAACCAATGTAAGAAAATTAGCAGCTGTTAGAATTTTAAAATCTAATCTCTTCATTTAACACCCTGGCATGTCTATGGTACAATAAAGCCCCCAGTATTCGGTACCTATGGAGATAGGTCGAtggcagataagtgaattttccagttcctGGAGATTGGTGATCTAACTACTAGGGGAGGCACCAGTTataaattttgttttttaaaaaaaaacatttattttctgcaatttttctgtcggttgcttgaattctggataacaggaattTTAATGTGTAAAGATAAAAACAGCCACCGACAAGCCAAAGGAATTAACATTCATTTGTCAATTGCATATTCAAATTCACGAGAAAACCCCAATGccaaaaaaagcaataaaaattacattgaaaTTTGCTTTAAATAGTGCCCGTACCAGACTTTACAGGTGCATTATCAAACAAAATCTTTGTAGAGATGACCAAATGATTAGGCAAAAATGAAGATTTAAAAGCAGAATGCAATAGAAAGAGCTAAAGAAATTCTGAAGTTCGCAGCTGGAGTAATGCCTATTATAGATCCCTGAAATTACAGATGTGCTAGTTGCCAGAAATGGTGCACAAAATCTCAGAGGATTTTTAAGATATCATATATGGGGAAGGGATTTAGACATGCACTTAGAAGGTTAAACCTATGGCAGACCAGAATCAATGAAACTCAGTAGGCACACAACTAACTGACAATCAAACTGTACAGTTGAATGGAGGCAGTAGAATTTTAGATGATAAATAATTCCCTTTAAATTATGCATAATTGACCTCAGAACATCTCAATCACTATGAAGTTAAACAGTTTCGAATTGTCTTCTTATCAGTAATGTACAAAACATAGCAGCCAATTCACTGACAGGAATCTGAGAACCAGATAACATGTTTTGGAAATGCTGAAAAAGGCCAAGTCATATAAAAATCCTTGAACTAGCAATGGAAGCATTCTTTGCATTTATTCTGGATACACTGaagctttagaaaaaaaattcaatgagataccatcagatatGAAGAAACAGCTAAA from Narcine bancroftii isolate sNarBan1 chromosome 10, sNarBan1.hap1, whole genome shotgun sequence encodes the following:
- the LOC138744793 gene encoding nuclear transport factor 2-like isoform X2; this translates as MGDQPIWERIGRDFVEHYYRAFDTNRSQLASLYGLPFGKIVHTMSTEDHQPTPDGCILSMVVGQLKVDDDPIIGFHQIFLLKCINEAWFCTNEVFRLGLHNFG
- the LOC138744793 gene encoding nuclear transport factor 2-like isoform X1, which codes for MGDQPIWERIGRDFVEHYYRAFDTNRSQLASLYFEGSCLSWEGQQIQGKNAIVEKLNGLPFGKIVHTMSTEDHQPTPDGCILSMVVGQLKVDDDPIIGFHQIFLLKCINEAWFCTNEVFRLGLHNFG